A segment of the Pseudobdellovibrionaceae bacterium genome:
CATCACACTAAAGTGTTTGTCGGGGCTGATCTAGGCTGATTTTTTTAATTGAGTGTATAACACTCTTGCTGCTTAAGAGGGTCTGATGCAAAAGTTCTTAGGAATATTATGTCTTGTGGGACTGATATGTCTATTGGGTTATAATAAATTGGGTTTTTTATCCCATCCAACCTCCACGATCCAAGAGCCACAACCCAAGTCTGATGTGGTGATCATCAAAAACGTAAGGATATTTCCAAGTTCTGATGGTGAAGTGCTCGAAGATGTCTTTTTGGTGTTTGAAAAGAATAAGATTCTAAAAATTACTAAAAGCCTTACTGAAGTTGCAGATTTTGAAAATGCCCTAGTGGTAGATGGTGAAGATAAAACGATCATTCCTCAATTTTTAACCGACACGATCCCCCAAGATGTTCTGCAAAAGTCTTTAGAAAGATTAAACGAAATTTCTAGTGATGAAATTATGAGTCTTATGGCGGCGAGGGCCGAAGCTTTGAATGAAGAAGATAAAGTGATCACCATCAGTGACGAGTTGATCTATTTGGTCAATCATGGTGTGACTCCCAAAGAGGCTTTGCGAATT
Coding sequences within it:
- a CDS encoding amidohydrolase family protein: MQKFLGILCLVGLICLLGYNKLGFLSHPTSTIQEPQPKSDVVIIKNVRIFPSSDGEVLEDVFLVFEKNKILKITKSLTEVADFENALVVDGEDKTIIPQFLTDTIPQDVLQKSLERLNEISSDEIMSLMAARAEALNEEDKVITISDELIYLVNHGVTPKEALRIATIEVAKSMEQEPKGFLSEGNEANFIVFSGNPLININRIHFIYEIWEEGKLILHDEAQKSSAPTMQDL